Proteins from a single region of Hymenobacter sp. GOD-10R:
- a CDS encoding zinc-binding alcohol dehydrogenase family protein, protein MNTLVCEQPGRFAYLDRETPVAPEGYSLLKIKRIGICGTDLHAYEGTQPFFAYPRVLGHELAGEVVDAGGAAGFEPGEAVTFIPYFNCGTCIACRSGLPNCCTHINVCGVHIDGGMAEYLAVPSYSLVHGEGLSFDELALVEPLAIGAHGVRRAQVRPGEFVLVVGAGPIGLGIMEFARIAGAHVIAMDINEQRLAFCREKLRVPYTVNALAKDVAEQLRQITSDDMPTVVIDATGSQRAINNAFQYLAHGGRYVLVGLQKGEISFSHPEFHKREATLMSSRNATREDFEHVIASMKAGQVDPTTYITHRVQFGQVQQEFASWLNPATGVIKAMVELRE, encoded by the coding sequence ATGAATACATTAGTGTGTGAGCAGCCTGGCCGGTTCGCCTACCTGGATCGGGAAACGCCTGTGGCGCCCGAAGGCTACAGCTTATTAAAGATCAAGCGCATTGGCATCTGCGGTACTGATTTGCACGCCTACGAAGGCACCCAGCCCTTTTTTGCCTACCCGCGCGTGCTGGGCCACGAGCTAGCTGGCGAAGTAGTCGATGCGGGCGGCGCAGCGGGTTTCGAGCCGGGCGAGGCCGTCACGTTTATTCCGTATTTCAACTGCGGTACCTGCATTGCATGCCGCTCGGGGTTGCCCAATTGCTGCACCCACATCAATGTGTGCGGCGTGCACATCGATGGGGGCATGGCGGAGTACCTGGCCGTGCCTTCCTACTCGCTGGTGCACGGCGAAGGCTTGAGCTTCGACGAGCTAGCTTTGGTCGAGCCGCTGGCGATTGGCGCCCACGGCGTGCGCCGCGCCCAGGTGCGGCCGGGTGAGTTCGTGCTGGTAGTAGGAGCGGGGCCGATTGGCCTGGGCATCATGGAGTTTGCGCGTATTGCCGGCGCCCACGTCATTGCCATGGATATCAATGAGCAGCGCCTCGCCTTTTGCCGGGAGAAGCTGCGCGTGCCCTACACCGTGAATGCCCTGGCGAAGGATGTAGCCGAACAACTCCGGCAAATCACCAGCGACGACATGCCTACGGTGGTCATTGATGCCACGGGTAGTCAGCGGGCGATTAACAATGCGTTTCAATACCTGGCCCACGGTGGTCGCTACGTGCTGGTGGGGTTGCAAAAAGGCGAAATCAGCTTTTCGCACCCCGAGTTTCACAAGCGCGAAGCCACGCTCATGAGCAGCCGCAACGCCACCCGCGAAGACTTCGAGCACGTCATTGCCTCCATGAAGGCTGGCCAAGTCGACCCTACCACCTACATCACACACCGTGTGCAGTTCGGGCAGGTGCAGCAGGAATTTGCCAGTTGGCTCAACCCCGCAACGGGTGTTATTAAAGCAATGGTGGAGCTAAGAGAATAA
- a CDS encoding LacI family DNA-binding transcriptional regulator — translation MAKGNKRLSIAHLAQELGLSASTISRALNNAPDVSEATKAQVWVLAEKLHYQPNGLAAALRRGRSNVLGVIVPHITGAFFPAVVHGMEEEASKEGFNVMICQTSEEVAREKKQVEVLLKGQVDGILVAMSKTTHDFAHFERVRSQNIPLVFFDRMPDLANACAVVSDDYRGAYQAVEHLIKQGCRRIAHMAGHQTVSTTHNRYRAYRDALAAHGLPYEEELVIHLPNPSTEAGAQAMTTLLQQSVWPDAVFTAYDFPAVGALEVLDARGIRVPEDIALVGYSNEPFTTMLKPRLTSVDQRAKQMGEAAIQLFLQLLKRSGHEAGQRITLKPQLLIRESSLQKSVFAERNEQHPQR, via the coding sequence ATGGCCAAGGGAAATAAGCGCCTGTCTATTGCACACCTTGCACAAGAATTGGGGTTATCTGCCTCTACTATTTCGCGCGCGCTGAACAATGCTCCGGATGTCAGTGAAGCAACCAAGGCGCAAGTATGGGTGCTGGCCGAAAAGCTTCATTACCAACCGAATGGCCTAGCTGCGGCCCTGCGCCGGGGGCGTAGCAATGTGCTCGGGGTTATTGTGCCGCACATTACCGGGGCCTTCTTTCCCGCGGTCGTGCACGGCATGGAGGAAGAGGCAAGCAAGGAAGGGTTTAACGTGATGATTTGCCAGACGAGCGAAGAAGTAGCCCGGGAAAAAAAGCAGGTGGAAGTCCTCCTAAAGGGGCAGGTCGACGGCATCTTGGTGGCTATGTCAAAAACCACCCACGACTTTGCGCACTTTGAGCGAGTCCGTAGCCAAAATATCCCCTTGGTTTTCTTCGACCGCATGCCCGACCTAGCTAACGCCTGCGCAGTCGTTTCCGACGACTACCGGGGGGCTTATCAGGCAGTGGAACATCTGATCAAGCAGGGATGCCGCCGGATTGCGCACATGGCCGGCCACCAAACCGTCAGTACGACGCATAACCGCTACCGGGCGTACCGCGACGCGCTAGCTGCCCACGGGCTGCCTTATGAGGAGGAGCTAGTTATTCATTTGCCCAACCCAAGTACGGAAGCTGGCGCCCAGGCAATGACGACCTTGCTGCAACAGTCCGTATGGCCCGATGCCGTGTTCACTGCCTACGATTTTCCGGCCGTTGGCGCGCTAGAAGTGTTAGACGCCCGCGGCATCCGAGTGCCCGAAGACATTGCCCTCGTTGGGTATAGCAATGAACCCTTTACCACGATGCTCAAGCCACGGCTAACCTCTGTCGATCAGCGAGCAAAGCAAATGGGCGAAGCCGCCATCCAGCTATTTTTACAGCTGCTAAAGCGCTCAGGTCACGAGGCTGGTCAACGTATTACCTTGAAGCCTCAGCTTCTTATCCGCGAGTCCTCTTTGCAAAAAAGCGTCTTCGCTGAAAGAAATGAACAGCACCCTCAACGGTGA
- a CDS encoding glycoside hydrolase 43 family protein → MPCSTQAQTQAASTLSKVWVPDLGNGTYKNPVLYADYSDPDAIRVGEDFYLTSSSFNAVPGLQILHSKDLVNWSLIGAVFQQQPPLARYREPQHGNGVWAPAIRYHHKKFYIYYPDPDLGIFVTTATNPAGPWSTPVCLKEAKGWIDPCPLWDEDGNAYLVHGFAGSRAGIKTILAVSPMSPDGLHLLGDDRLVFDGHKDQPTLEGPKFYKRNGYYYIFAPAGGVPTGWQLVLRSKNVYGPYEERIVIDQGKTPINGPHQGAWVDTNTGEDWFLHFQDQGPYGRVVHLQPMVWKNDWPIIGEDPDGDGKGQPVLMHRKPTIKGKAQPLATPPTSDEFSSNTLGLQWQWHANPQDYWAYLNGPLGYLRLYSVLLPENYKNLWQVPNLLLQKLPAEVFTTTTKLTFTPRVEGEKLGLVIMGLDYAYLSLTSQGGKLYVSQAVCQNADKLTAETVSAPLELPAAAAGQPIYLRVAVQAGAKCQFSYSLDGQRFQPVGSMFQAREGKWIGAKVGLFCTRAAKFNDAGNADIDWFRVE, encoded by the coding sequence TTGCCCTGTAGCACTCAAGCGCAAACCCAAGCCGCATCAACGTTGTCGAAGGTGTGGGTGCCGGACCTCGGCAATGGCACCTACAAAAACCCGGTGCTCTACGCTGATTACTCCGACCCGGACGCCATCCGCGTGGGCGAGGACTTTTACCTGACGTCTTCTAGCTTCAATGCCGTCCCCGGCTTGCAGATCCTGCACTCCAAGGATCTGGTGAACTGGTCGCTGATCGGGGCCGTGTTCCAGCAGCAGCCCCCGCTGGCGCGCTACCGAGAGCCGCAACACGGTAATGGCGTGTGGGCCCCTGCCATTCGCTACCACCACAAAAAGTTCTACATCTACTATCCTGACCCGGACCTCGGCATCTTCGTCACCACGGCCACGAACCCGGCCGGACCCTGGTCAACGCCGGTGTGCCTGAAGGAAGCCAAGGGCTGGATTGATCCCTGCCCACTCTGGGATGAAGATGGCAACGCGTACTTAGTACACGGCTTCGCCGGCTCGCGCGCCGGCATCAAGACGATCTTGGCTGTGAGCCCGATGTCGCCCGACGGCCTGCACCTGCTTGGCGACGACCGGCTCGTGTTCGATGGCCACAAAGACCAGCCCACGCTGGAAGGCCCCAAGTTTTATAAGCGCAACGGCTACTACTACATCTTTGCCCCGGCCGGTGGGGTGCCCACCGGGTGGCAGCTGGTGTTGCGTTCCAAAAATGTGTATGGCCCCTACGAGGAGCGCATCGTCATAGACCAGGGCAAAACGCCCATCAATGGCCCGCACCAAGGCGCCTGGGTCGATACGAATACCGGTGAGGACTGGTTTCTGCACTTCCAGGACCAAGGTCCGTATGGCCGGGTGGTGCACTTGCAACCCATGGTGTGGAAGAACGACTGGCCCATCATCGGGGAAGATCCGGACGGCGACGGCAAAGGCCAGCCCGTGCTCATGCATCGCAAGCCCACGATCAAGGGCAAGGCGCAGCCGCTGGCCACGCCGCCTACCTCTGACGAGTTCAGCAGCAATACCCTAGGTCTGCAATGGCAGTGGCATGCTAATCCGCAGGACTACTGGGCCTACCTGAACGGCCCGCTGGGCTACTTGCGCCTCTACTCCGTCCTGTTGCCGGAGAACTATAAGAACCTCTGGCAGGTCCCCAACTTGCTGCTGCAGAAGCTGCCGGCGGAGGTGTTTACCACGACCACCAAGCTCACCTTCACCCCGCGCGTAGAAGGCGAGAAGCTCGGGTTGGTGATTATGGGGCTAGACTACGCTTACCTGAGCCTCACCAGCCAAGGCGGCAAGCTCTACGTGAGTCAAGCGGTGTGTCAGAACGCGGATAAGCTCACGGCGGAAACAGTTTCGGCACCTCTTGAACTGCCCGCTGCTGCCGCGGGTCAGCCGATTTACTTGCGGGTGGCCGTGCAGGCGGGAGCCAAGTGTCAGTTCAGCTACAGCCTGGATGGGCAGCGTTTCCAGCCGGTAGGAAGCATGTTTCAGGCCCGGGAAGGTAAGTGGATCGGGGCCAAAGTGGGCCTGTTCTGCACCCGTGCCGCCAAGTTTAATGATGCTGGCAACGCCGATATTGATTGGTTTCGGGTGGAGTAG
- a CDS encoding LacI family DNA-binding transcriptional regulator, translating to MDKANKRISIADLAKELGLAQSTVSRALNHASDVSDATKAQVWALAEKLKYQPNNLAAALRSGRSHVLGIIVPHINGAFFPAVVHGIEVVASQAGFNVMICQSTEEVEREKKHVEALLKAQVDGILVSMSNTTSDFTHFERVFDQGTPLVFFDRMPELPNACGVVVDDYRGALQVMEHLIEQGCQRIAHFAGPQNINTTHNRFRGYQDALHMHGIAYDESLVVQLEGASTADGAAAMQQLLSLPERPDAVFSAYDFPAGGALEVLEEQGMRVPEDIALVGFSNEPFTTMVRPRLTSVDQRGKQMGEAAVQLFLQLLKRTDFFSGQRIVLKPKLVVRTSSLYGQLAPEKYQ from the coding sequence ATGGACAAGGCCAACAAGCGCATCTCTATTGCTGACCTTGCGAAAGAACTAGGCTTGGCCCAATCCACCGTTTCGCGGGCGCTCAACCACGCCTCCGACGTGAGCGATGCCACCAAGGCGCAGGTGTGGGCCTTGGCCGAGAAACTAAAGTATCAGCCGAATAACCTAGCGGCCGCGTTGCGTAGTGGCCGCAGTCACGTGCTCGGCATTATCGTGCCGCACATCAATGGGGCCTTTTTTCCAGCGGTGGTACATGGTATTGAGGTGGTAGCCAGCCAGGCCGGCTTCAACGTGATGATCTGTCAGTCTACGGAAGAAGTAGAGCGGGAGAAAAAGCACGTAGAGGCGTTGCTCAAGGCCCAAGTGGATGGTATTCTGGTGTCCATGTCCAATACCACGTCCGACTTTACGCACTTTGAGCGCGTATTTGATCAGGGTACGCCGCTAGTTTTTTTTGACCGCATGCCGGAGTTGCCCAATGCCTGCGGCGTAGTAGTCGATGATTACCGCGGCGCCCTGCAAGTAATGGAACACTTAATTGAGCAGGGGTGCCAACGCATTGCACACTTTGCTGGACCGCAGAATATTAACACTACCCACAACCGCTTTCGCGGGTACCAGGATGCCTTGCACATGCACGGCATCGCGTACGACGAAAGCCTCGTGGTGCAGCTTGAGGGGGCAAGCACGGCTGATGGGGCCGCGGCTATGCAGCAGCTACTGTCGCTGCCCGAGCGGCCCGATGCAGTTTTCTCCGCCTACGACTTTCCCGCCGGGGGCGCTTTGGAGGTGCTAGAGGAGCAGGGCATGCGGGTACCCGAAGACATTGCGTTGGTAGGCTTTAGCAACGAGCCGTTTACGACTATGGTGCGGCCCCGACTCACATCAGTGGATCAGCGCGGCAAGCAGATGGGCGAAGCCGCCGTCCAGCTCTTCCTGCAATTGCTCAAGCGAACCGACTTTTTCAGCGGGCAACGTATTGTGCTCAAACCCAAGCTCGTCGTCCGAACTTCGTCCCTATACGGGCAGCTAGCTCCCGAGAAGTACCAGTAG
- a CDS encoding glycoside hydrolase family 2 protein, translating to MFYHRFAYVLGVSLSRLLPLVGLSLLSVTAQAQSVRVVQDLSNQDWRLWLDRAAPWVQDRLYAPPVNVAKLPINPPTGGWGVLQSTSNPIVHLPATVEQYYWGANGNTFGLSGNYLGVSWFSTKLAVPATMQGKHVVLRFESVRLRAEVFVNQQLAGYDLVNSTPFEIDITKFVRYGQDNEVAVRITDPNGNFDWRDSQTFMWGDYRIQPTHGFGGITGKVELVATDPVYVQDVFVQNKPRLDEVDVQVTTANQTKKPTAGTLHVEVKEQGGVQQTVFAQDYPLTQVPTGLSTNTITVRVKNAKPWSINQPNLYMLTASWKGTDNTQDNYRQRFGFRWFEIRDVVGGDRQFFLNGKRIVLRTSISWGFWPVNGIMPSDALARKQVETAKKLGLNMLNFHRTIGQTNVLDYADELGLLYFEEPGGNQYPANGFNPTDSLGKKQADFYFPARTEKVMRMIRRDRNHPSLVIYNLHNERGAPPQAKDSTEMRAAHRLDPTRLLTYNSSNGDPTLKPNPRFKLHLLPYDTTFRAYGWFDQHHAGGPGVYHDNLYSGPGKYLRFTDHKHEIVYYGEEGAIGTPPRLQLIRDEILRTGKNIGWESASYLAWYDAYDQYLKNTPGFAQIFPTVDALTTAMGNTAYYYQGRAIENIRLNNTVDGYAVNGWESMMLENHSGIVDNYRNPKGDVQLIARYNRPVYVAVKPTRKVLGVGDTSRVDFHLINEVNLKGSYRLRVQATDEQGRTVLNKTLPVRVTGGTRYGELLSAGLPLIPTSAGYTTIKAELLRGSSIVATGDDKLYAVKLNTQAIPAAGMVADTSGVLANYLRSVGVNSFKEFKSGRPQGKYLLVGAFNPQQTGNPLVTDILEWVNEGNTLVVVGNLDKWATHLGRKEVVDYRGYKELGTSWYGGNYFAKSHPLFTGLPPAGVFNWEYQCFATYDRNRLGLRLFNGETVVGCLSDHKKEVYSALSVVPHGRGHIILCALDIFSTLRGVKVSKRAEGDGENAALTSLNASGSNKANIVGQQLLLNMLRWAGAQPQ from the coding sequence ATGTTTTATCACCGCTTTGCTTACGTGTTAGGGGTTTCGCTTTCCCGCCTGCTGCCGCTAGTTGGCCTGTCCTTGTTGAGTGTAACCGCCCAGGCGCAATCGGTCCGCGTCGTGCAGGACTTGTCGAATCAGGATTGGCGGCTGTGGCTGGACCGGGCCGCGCCGTGGGTACAAGACCGCCTGTATGCGCCACCGGTAAACGTAGCCAAGCTGCCCATTAACCCGCCTACGGGCGGCTGGGGCGTGCTGCAAAGCACCTCGAATCCGATTGTGCACTTGCCCGCTACGGTGGAGCAATATTACTGGGGGGCCAACGGCAACACGTTCGGGCTGAGTGGCAACTACTTAGGGGTGTCGTGGTTTAGTACCAAGCTGGCCGTACCGGCCACGATGCAGGGCAAGCACGTGGTGCTGCGCTTTGAGAGCGTGCGGCTGCGGGCAGAGGTCTTTGTCAATCAGCAGCTCGCGGGCTACGACCTGGTCAACAGCACGCCGTTTGAAATCGACATCACCAAGTTCGTGCGCTACGGGCAGGACAATGAGGTGGCCGTGCGCATCACGGACCCCAATGGCAACTTCGATTGGCGCGACTCGCAAACTTTCATGTGGGGCGATTACCGCATTCAGCCGACGCACGGCTTTGGGGGCATCACGGGCAAGGTCGAACTCGTGGCTACCGACCCGGTGTACGTGCAGGACGTGTTCGTGCAGAACAAGCCTAGGCTCGACGAAGTAGACGTGCAGGTAACCACGGCCAATCAGACCAAGAAGCCGACCGCCGGCACCCTGCACGTGGAAGTGAAAGAGCAAGGTGGCGTGCAGCAAACGGTGTTTGCCCAGGACTACCCGCTCACGCAAGTCCCGACGGGGCTCAGTACCAATACCATAACCGTGCGCGTGAAAAACGCCAAACCGTGGAGCATTAACCAGCCTAACTTATACATGCTGACAGCTAGCTGGAAGGGCACCGATAACACGCAGGACAACTACCGGCAGCGGTTTGGCTTCCGCTGGTTTGAAATCCGGGACGTCGTCGGCGGGGATAGGCAGTTCTTTCTGAACGGCAAGCGCATCGTGCTGCGCACCTCCATTTCGTGGGGGTTCTGGCCCGTCAACGGCATTATGCCGAGCGATGCACTTGCCCGCAAGCAAGTAGAGACGGCCAAAAAGCTAGGGTTGAACATGCTCAACTTTCACCGCACCATTGGGCAGACGAACGTGCTGGACTACGCCGACGAGCTAGGTCTGCTCTACTTCGAGGAGCCGGGCGGCAATCAGTACCCAGCCAACGGGTTCAACCCCACCGATTCGCTCGGCAAGAAACAGGCAGACTTCTACTTTCCCGCTCGCACAGAGAAAGTGATGCGCATGATCCGGCGCGACCGGAACCACCCATCGCTCGTCATTTACAACCTGCACAACGAGCGCGGGGCGCCGCCGCAAGCCAAGGACAGCACCGAAATGCGCGCCGCGCACCGGCTCGACCCGACGCGCCTACTGACGTATAACTCGTCGAACGGCGACCCCACATTAAAGCCAAATCCGCGCTTCAAGCTGCACTTGCTGCCGTACGATACCACGTTTCGCGCCTACGGCTGGTTCGACCAGCACCACGCGGGCGGCCCAGGAGTGTACCACGACAACCTGTATTCGGGGCCTGGTAAATACCTGCGCTTCACAGATCATAAACATGAAATCGTTTACTATGGTGAGGAAGGGGCCATTGGCACGCCCCCGCGCTTGCAGCTCATCCGCGACGAAATCCTGAGAACGGGCAAAAACATCGGATGGGAAAGCGCCAGCTACCTAGCTTGGTACGATGCCTACGATCAGTATCTGAAGAACACTCCCGGCTTCGCACAAATCTTTCCCACGGTCGACGCGTTGACGACAGCCATGGGCAATACGGCCTATTACTACCAGGGCCGTGCCATCGAGAACATCCGCCTGAACAACACCGTCGACGGCTACGCGGTGAACGGCTGGGAGAGCATGATGCTGGAAAACCACTCCGGTATCGTCGACAATTACCGCAACCCCAAGGGCGACGTGCAGCTGATTGCCCGCTACAACCGCCCCGTGTACGTGGCCGTGAAGCCCACGCGCAAGGTCTTGGGCGTCGGCGACACGTCGCGCGTAGACTTTCACCTTATCAATGAAGTTAACCTGAAAGGCAGCTACCGCCTGCGCGTGCAGGCCACCGATGAGCAAGGCCGCACGGTACTCAATAAAACGCTGCCGGTGCGCGTGACGGGTGGCACCCGGTATGGGGAGCTGCTGTCGGCCGGGTTGCCGCTGATTCCTACTAGTGCGGGCTATACTACCATCAAAGCCGAGCTGCTGCGCGGTAGCAGCATCGTGGCTACCGGCGACGACAAGCTGTACGCCGTAAAGCTCAACACACAAGCAATTCCGGCGGCTGGCATGGTGGCCGATACCAGCGGGGTGCTGGCTAATTATCTGCGCTCAGTGGGCGTGAACTCGTTTAAGGAGTTCAAATCAGGGAGGCCACAGGGCAAGTACTTGTTGGTCGGCGCCTTCAATCCACAGCAAACCGGCAACCCCCTGGTGACCGATATCCTGGAATGGGTGAACGAGGGCAACACGTTGGTGGTGGTCGGCAACCTCGACAAGTGGGCCACGCACCTAGGGCGCAAGGAAGTAGTGGACTACCGCGGCTACAAAGAGCTAGGTACCTCGTGGTACGGCGGCAACTACTTCGCGAAAAGCCATCCGCTGTTCACGGGCTTGCCGCCGGCTGGCGTGTTCAACTGGGAGTACCAGTGCTTCGCAACCTACGACCGCAACCGGCTAGGCCTACGCCTATTTAACGGCGAAACCGTTGTCGGTTGCCTGTCGGACCATAAGAAAGAAGTGTACTCGGCGCTGAGCGTGGTTCCGCACGGCCGCGGCCATATCATTCTCTGCGCCCTCGATATCTTCTCGACCCTGCGGGGTGTGAAGGTGAGCAAGCGGGCCGAAGGCGACGGGGAAAATGCTGCCCTAACCTCCCTCAATGCATCGGGCAGCAACAAGGCCAACATCGTGGGCCAACAACTCCTCTTGAATATGCTGCGCTGGGCAGGCGCGCAGCCGCAATAA